A DNA window from Coffea arabica cultivar ET-39 chromosome 6c, Coffea Arabica ET-39 HiFi, whole genome shotgun sequence contains the following coding sequences:
- the LOC140008178 gene encoding uncharacterized protein, translating into MNRVDDDTKETVTFRAVSGDEEGRKRVEKVEVDSHNADTLKYKEKKLIDKGVQRQDRRPIDGIPLGRQHKSGHGGKYTWEGPRDTAENELGAAPPAIDENDPNYVDEEAEDRILRGEVSGVAGLVVGELELPKLAEEGVARIDVDPQLQTNI; encoded by the coding sequence ATGAATCGCGTAGATGATGATACCAAAGAAACTGTTACGTTCAGAGCCGTAAGCGGAGACGAGGAGGGGCGAAAGCGTGTGGAGAAAGTGGAAGTAGACAGTCACAACGCGGACACGCTTAAgtacaaagaaaagaaactgaTTGACAAGGGCGTGCAGAGACAAGACCGTCGTCCTATTGATGGGATTCCGTTAGGCCGTCAGCATAAGTCCGGTCACGGGGGAAAGTATACGTGGGAGGGGCCCAGGGACACCGCGGAGAATGAACTGGGTGCAGCTCCCCCTGCCATAGATGAAAACGATCCAAACTATGTGGATGAAGAGGCGGAGGACAGGATACTTAGGGGGGAGGTTAGTGGGGTCGCCGGATTGGTGGTCGGAGAGTTGGAGCTCCCTAAACTCGCTGAAGAAGGTGTGGCTAGGATTGATGTTGATCCTCAATTGCAGACCaatatttag
- the LOC113695955 gene encoding glucomannan 4-beta-mannosyltransferase 9, with protein sequence MDRLPSATLLPDGFIGGRDDMTEQFSMVWAQIKAPLIVPLLKLAVMVCLIMSVMLFIERVYMGVVILLVKLFARKPEKRYKWEPIKDDLELGNSAYPVVLVQIPMYNEKEVYQLSIGAACGLSWPSDRIIIQVLDDSTDPIIKALVETECQRWASKGVNIKYEIRDNRNGYKAGALKEGLNHAYVKQCDYVAIFDADFQPEPDFLWRTIPFLVHNPQLALVQARWKFVNADECLMTRMQEMSLDYHFTVEQEVGSSTYAFFGFNGTAGVWRLAAIDEAGGWKDRTTVEDMDLAVRASLRGWKFVYLGSLVVKNELPSTFKAYRYQQHRWSCGPANLFRKMVMEIIRNKKVTLWKKVHVIYSFFLVRKIIAHLITFVFYCVLLPSTVLVPEVQVPKWGAVYIPCVITLLNAVGTPRSLHLMVFWILFENVMSLHRTKATFVGLLESSRVNEWVVTEKLGDALKNKSAVKAIRKPRFRFGERLHLLELGTGAYLFFCGCYDVAFGKNHYYLYLFTQAIAFFIAGFGYIGTFVPNS encoded by the exons atggaTAGGCTTCCATCCGCCACGCTTCTTCCGGATGGCTTTATAGGGGGCAGAGATGATATGACGGAGCAATTTAGCATGGTCTGGGCTCAGATCAAAGCACCATTGATCGTCCCGCTCCTTAAACTCGCTGTCATGGTTTGCTTGATCATGTCTGTAATGTTGTTTATTGAGAGGGTGTACATGGGCGTAGTGATTTTGCTGGTGAAGCTGTTTGCGAGAAAGCCCGAAAAGCGCTACAAATGGGAGCCTATAAAAGATGATTTGGAGTTGGGCAATTCAGCTTACCCTGTGGTTCTTGTTCAAATCCCAATGTACAATGAAAAAGAG gtgtATCAGCTCTCCATAGGAGCTGCATGCGGCCTTTCTTGGCCATCCGATCGTATTATAATTCAAGTCCTCGACGATTCAACAGATCCCATTATCAAG GCATTGGTGGAAACTGAATGCCAGAGATGGGCAAGCAAAGGGGTTAATATTAAGTACGAGATTAGAGACAACAGGAATGGTTACAAAGCTGGAGCATTAAAGGAAGGCCTGAACCATGCCTACGTTAAGCAATGTGATTATGTAGCCATTTTCGACGCAGATTTTCAACCTGAGCCTGATTTCCTCTGGCGAACCATCCCTTTCCTGGTTCACAATCCACAACTCGCCCTCGTTCAGGCTCGTTGGAAATTCG TGAATGCGGATGAATGCTTGATGACAAGAATGCAGGAAATGTCGCTGGACTATCATTTCACGGTGGAGCAAGAAGTGGGATCCTCCACCTACGCTTTCTTCGGCTTCAATG GAACTGCTGGTGTGTGGAGATTGGCTGCAATTGATGAGGCTGGAGGCTGGAAGGACCGCACAACAGTCGAGGATATGGACTTGGCTGTCCGAGCTAGTCTCCGGGGCTGGAAGTTTGTATACCTTGGTTCTCTGGTG GTAAAGAATGAATTGCCAAGTACTTTTAAGGCGTATCGTTATCAACAGCACCGTTGGTCATGTGGCCCTGCCAATCTTTTTAGAAAAATGGTCATGGAAATTATAAGAAACAAG AAAGTCACTTTGTGGAAGAAGGTTCATGTGATTTACAGCTTTTTCTTGGTTAGAAAGATCATAGCCCACCTCATCACATTTGTGTTCTACTGTGTACTTTTGCCGAGCACTGTACTAGTACCTGAAGTTCAGGTCCCGAAGTGGGGAGCGGTCTATATTCCTTGTGTCATTACCCTACTCAATGCAGTTGGAACTCCAAG ATCACTCCACTTGATGGTTTTCTGGATTCTATTTGAGAATGTCATGTCTCTCCATCGGACAAAAGCAACCTTCGTTGGCTTGTTGGAGTCTAGTAGAGTGAATGAATGGGTCGTCACTGAGAAACTTGGGGATGCTCTCAAGAACAAGTCAGCCGTAAAAGCAATCAGAAAACCTCGATTTAGGTTTGGAGAGAG ACTTCATCTGCTAGAACTTGGGACTGGCGCTTACCTATTCTTCTGCGGCTGTTACGATGTTGCATTTGGTAAAAACCACTATTACCTATATCTCTTCACGCAAGCAATCGCCTTCTTCATTGCGGGATTTGGCTATATTGGAACTTTTGTTCCCAACTCATAA
- the LOC140008334 gene encoding uncharacterized protein codes for MGKRICLLLPSKFLRHNPPPNCKFLCSHSSLSAIPDETNATSSITNDGAVPADEDLQEQLRNLRILLQQNRTETAKRHLKTLIDSHSVSQLYTLFSSSSSSSSSPPPVKPMFFNMLLSMYAESKRPIEATEVYNLVKEDGSFPSLSAFNLYLESLVTSSEYNKALEVFSHAVVRGVRIDKFSYGKAIQSAVKLGDLKGALEKMQSMQKCGMKPNGFVYNVLIGGLCKERRVEDARKLFDEMVHKRVMPDRVTYNSLIDGYCKSGNLEEAFSLREKMKNDCVKPNIVTFNTLLGGLCKAGRMKDATKVLEEMEVHGFVFDGLTYSILFDGHSRCGNVDASLALYEEAVRKGVPLNEYTCSILLNGLCKEGKMDKAEELLKKLIGDGLVRTKVIFNTIVNGHCREGSVEKALSIIGEMENVGVKPDCITFNTVINKFCELSKMDDAHYWVKKMTEKGISPNLQTYNILIQGYGRSRQFERCFQILEEMESHNVNPNVVTYGSLINCLCKDGRLVEAEIILRDMIGRGVLPNAQIYNVLIDGNCARGKIDDAFRLSDEMIKCQVDPTIVTYNILINGLCKKGRVMEAEELALQIVSKGLNPDVITYNSLMSGYCNAGDISKSMQLYEKMKASSITPTLRTFHPLIAKCKTEETGLLQIEKIVREMSHMNLIPDRVVYNELIRCYVEHGEVDKAFSLQNEMVERGISHDRMTYNGLILGCFKQCKFEKAKDLFEDMRACRLIPNAETYNMFIDGHCKQKDFLGAYIWYREMLENDLYPPIAICNELLSGLREEGKFEEVRIICSEMSVKGVHDWSLNEDLHAVAKV; via the coding sequence ATGGGGAAACGGATCTGTCTtctccttccctccaaatttcTCCGCCACAATCCCCCTCCGAATTGCAAATTCCTCTGTTCTCACTCTTCACTCTCAGCCATTCCGGATGAAACAAACGCCACCTCCTCCATCACCAATGACGGAGCCGTCCCTGCCGACGAAGATCTCCAAGAGCAGCTCCGAAATCTTCGGATATTACTCCAACAGAACCGCACCGAAACTGCAAAGAGGCACCTTAAGACCCTCATTGATTCCCATTCCGTCTCTCAACTTTACACgctcttctcctcctcctcctcctcctcctcctcaccTCCACCGGTAAAGCCCATGTTTTTCAACATGCTCTTGTCAATGTACGCTGAATCAAAGCGCCCCATTGAGGCCACGGAAGTCTATAATCTGGTCAAAGAAGATGGTAGTTTTCCTTCCCTCTCTGCTTTTAACCTATATCTTGAATCACTGGTTACTTCAAGTGAGTATAATAAGGCCCTCGAGGTGTTTTCTCACGCGGTAGTTCGGGGCGTTCGGATTGACAAGTTTAGCTACGGTAAGGCCATACAATCTGCCGTGAAGTTAGGGGATTTGAAAGGGGCATTGGAGAAAATGCAGTCCATGCAAAAATGTGGAATGAAGCCCAATGGTTTTGTGTACAATGTTCTGATAGGAGGTCTGTGTAAAGAGAGGAGGGTGGAGGATGCACGGAAGCTGTTTGATGAAATGGTGCATAAAAGAGTGATGCCTGACAGGGTGACTTACAATTCACTCATTGATGGCTACTGTAAATCGGGGAATTTGGAGGAGGCGTTTAGTCTAAGggaaaagatgaaaaatgatTGTGTGAAGCCTAATATAGTCACCTTCAATACTTTGCTTGGTGGCCTTTGTAAGGCAGGGAGGATGAAGGACGCTACAAAGGTATTGGAGGAAATGGAGGTTCATGGGTTTGTTTTTGACGGACTTACCTATAGTATACTTTTCGATGGGCACTCAAGGTGTGGAAATGTGGATGCTTCGCTGGCTTTGTATGAGGAAGCTGTTCGAAAAGGGGTACCTTTGAATGAGTATACTTGCAGCATTTTGTTAAATGGGTTGTGCaaggaagggaaaatggacaaggCTGAGGAACTATTGAAGAAGTTGATAGGCGATGGGCTTGTTCGGACAAAGGTGATCTTTAATACCATTGTGAATGGGCATTGCAGGGAAGGCAGTGTGGAAAAAGCTCTTTCCATTATTGGAGAAATGGAAAATGTTGGGGTGAAGCCAGATTGCATCACATTCAACACCGTGATCAATAAGTTCTGTGAATTGTCCAAGATGGATGATGCACACTACTGGGTTAAGAAGATGACCGAGAAGGGAATTTCCCCCAATTTACAGACATATAACATCCTAATTCAGGGCTATGGACGAAGTCGTCAATTCGAAAGGTGTTTCCAGATTCTTGAGGAAATGGAAAGCCATAACGTCAATCCTAACGTTGTTACTTATGGTTCTTTGATAAATTGCTTGTGCAAGGATGGTAGGCTTGTCGAAGCTGAAATAATCCTAAGGGATATGATCGGTAGAGGGGTTTTGCCAAATGCGCAAATATATAATGTACTTATAGATGGTAATTGCGCAAGAGGAAAGATTGATGATGCATTTAGGTTGTCTGATGAGATGATAAAATGTCAAGTAGACCCAACGATTGTGACATACAATATATTGATTAATGGGCTATGCAAAAAAGGTCGGGTGATGGAAGCTGAAGAATTGGCTTTGCAAATCGTAAGCAAGGGTCTAAACCCTGATGTCATTACATATAATTCCTTAATGTCAGGGTACTGCAATGCAGGTGATATCAGTAAGAGCATGCAGTTATATGAGAAGATGAAAGCATCGAGCATAACCCCTACCTTAAGAACATTTCATCCTCTAATTGCTAAATGCAAAACAGAAGAAACTGGACTGCTACAGATAGAGAAAATTGTACGAGAAATGTCCCACATGAACCTGATTCCTGATCGAGTTGTATATAATGAGCTCATTCGTTGTTATGTAGAGCATGGAGAGGTCGACAAAGCATTCTCTTTGCAGAATGAGATGGTAGAAAGAGGAATTAGTCATGATCGGATGACATACAATGGCCTGATATTGGGGTGCTTTAAGCAGTGCAAATTTGAGAAGGCAAAGGATCTTTTCGAGGACATGAGAGCTTGCAGATTGATTCCTAATGCGGAGACATATAACATGTTTATTGACGGACACTGCAAGCAGAAGGATTTTTTAGGGGCATATATTTGGTATAGGGAAATGCTTGAAAATGATCTCTACCCACCTATCGCTATTTGCAACGAACTACTCTCAGGCCTCAGAGAGGAAGGGAAGTTTGAGGAGGTCCGTATAATTTGCTCTGAGATGAGTGTCAAAGGAGTTCATGATTGGAGCTTGAACGAGGACCTCCATGCTGTTGCCAAAGTGTAG
- the LOC140008336 gene encoding peroxiredoxin-2E-2, chloroplastic-like — MAAATTTFTLTKLLSSTPKPLTPLLSSKPLSSFSSSFAVSRLPLKLHHPLHLPKPFLRFSSTQTKISATISVGDKLPDASLSYLDASNDVQTVSISDLTANKKAILFAVPGAFTPTCSQKHVPGFVEKASEFKSKGVDTIACIAVNDAFVMKAWKENLNITGDDVLLLSDGNGVFTKAMGVELDLTDKPMGLGVRSRRYAMLVEDGVVKVLNLEEGGAFNVSSAEDMLKVL; from the coding sequence ATGGCAGCCGCAACCACCACATTCACCCTGACAAAACTCCTCTCCTCGACCCCAAAACCTCTCACCCCTCTCCTCTCCTCCAAACCCCTTTCCTCTTTCTCCTCCTCCTTCGCCGTCTCCCGGCTCCCCCTCAAACTCCATCACCCCCTCCACCTTCCCAAGCCCTTCCTCAGATTCTCCTCCACCCAGACAAAAATCTCCGCCACCATCTCCGTCGGGGACAAGCTCCCAGACGCCAGCTTATCCTACTTGGATGCCTCCAACGACGTCCAGACCGTGTCCATCTCCGACCTTACCGCCAACAAGAAAGCCATCCTCTTCGCCGTCCCCGGGGCCTTCACTCCAACTTGCTCCCAGAAGCACGTCCCGGGATTCGTGGAGAAGGCCTCTGAATTCAAGTCCAAAGGCGTGGATACCATCGCTTGCATTGCGGTCAACGATGCCTTCGTGATGAAGGCGTGGAAGGAGAATCTGAACATCACCGGTGACGATGTGTTGTTGTTGAGCGATGGAAATGGAGTCTTCACGAAAGCTATGGGGGTCGAGCTGGACTTGACTGATAAGCCAATGGGGCTGGGAGTTAGGTCTAGAAGGTATGCGATGTTAGTGGAAGACGGGGTTGTCAAGGTATTGAATTTGGAGGAAGGCGGAGCTTTCAATGTTAGCAGCGCTGAGGATATGCTCAAGGTTCTTTAA